One window of Scyliorhinus canicula chromosome 28, sScyCan1.1, whole genome shotgun sequence genomic DNA carries:
- the LOC119958253 gene encoding zinc finger protein GLI1-like, producing the protein MCGMSVADGQLEVWCEAGAVRSVLTGGSDSSSRTVSSACTRNPRSATILQQSSQRRSGMSFAAAASECSCLGLSQSCSQIGQCAGPPSLPHLSAAQLCQPRDTYTAGINSGTSATVEQPSRNARPSRLPQRRAPAFPPLPGGDGANHITALNTRRGGEPAHACATDQSVLWFHSVSSIANATRPIRGRQLQQPRTPQSNFRTCIYPPPLITENIPMETVTMETANEGSGGLSDDVTLRTDHQELFNSHMDIHHQRLYGDAHRNLGTTQINTVQQDSNISQQHGNGDQLIEVQRQRCANEDNIPIQGSSGSMNITTIEIPIQQSPSHLSQGLQHVPQGLKTSHQPFSQHQGDMNQENVLTNRQRPHSASQQPCQPQHQFCQSAPVLHPMAAQQSFSQSKYMSTNPHGLNCDSWDSGDSFQQCRFNANMDVGVLNSPLSKDSWARELTPMVQIKEMMVRNYIRSQQALVCSQGHNNETPMVMNSDSAETGLASPNSFRTQSPPYTTQSCMNCQSQINVSTPSSQEGQIQPKTSPSPGGQAFNPSMVPHPPPTQRLPRRRNSRALQQEYPLGPDHTSLQHKRERRINLPCHQEGAPQTHGAIHQQQLLSMGPLEQDATIYPATNQISHCINSLDLERTQVNFEEIIDDWEHLSLMPNIVPNIARTVVPVHCNPLTLQTGMSNMAIGDMDSTLTGLSAVKQVSQSSNRIRWPLVYQLNGEH; encoded by the coding sequence ATGTGTGGTATGTCGGTTGCAGACGGGCAGTTGGAGGTTTGGTGTGAAGCTGGGGCAGTGCGGAGCGTGTTGACTGGCGGGTCGGACAGCAGCAGCCGCACTGTCAGCTCAGCCTGCACCCGCAATCCCAGATCAGCCACCATTCTGCAGCAGTCCAGTCAGCGGCGCAGTGGAATGTCCTTTGCAGCTGCAGCCTCTGAGTGCAGCTGTCTGGGGCTCTCGCAGAGCTGCAGTCAGATAGGCCAGTGTGCCGGCCCTCCGAGCCTCCCTCACCTCTCAGCAGCCCAGCTGTGCCAACCCAGAGACACATATACAGCAGGGATCAACAGCGGCACTTCAGCAACTGTGGAACAGCCGAGCAGGAACGCCAGACCGTCCCGTCTGCCTCAACGTCGCGCCCCTGCCTTCCCACCTCTGCCAGGTGGCGATGGAGCCAATCACATTACTGCTCTCAACACGAGGCGAGGCGGTGAGCCTGCACATGCGTGCGCCACTGACCAATCGgtgctgtggtttcacagcgtcaGCAGCATCGCCAACGCCACACGGCCAATCAGGGGGAGACAGCTGCAGCAACCTAGAACCCCGCAGTCAAACTTCCGCACGTGCATCTACCCACCCCCACTCATTACCGAAAACATTCCCATGGAAACTGTCACCATGGAAACAGCCAATGAAGGCAGTGGGGGCTTGTCTGATGACGTGACGCTGCGTACCGACCACCAGGAGCTTTTCAACAGTCACATGGACATACATCATCAAAGGCTATATGGCGACGCCCATAGAAATCTAGGAACCACACAGATCAACACTGTCCAACAGGACAGCAATATATCACAACAGCATGGCAATGGTGATCAACTCATTGAAGTCCAAAGGCAACGATGTGCCAATGAAGACAATATTCCCATTCAAGGAAGTTCCGGAAGCATGAATATTACCACCATTGAGATTCCCATCCAGCAAAGCCCATCACATCTCAGTCAGGGCCTCCAGCACGTTCCTCAGGGTCTGAAAACTTCCCATCAGCCATTTAGCCAACATCAGGGGGACATGAATCAGGAGAATGTCTTGACCAACCGCCAGAGACCTCATTCTGCCAGTCAACAGCCATGTCAACCTCAGCACCAGTTCTGCCAATCAGCACCAGTGCTGCATCCAATGGCAGCCCAGCAATCTTTCAGCCAATCCAAATACATGTCCACCAATCCGCATGGATTGAACTGTGACTCCTGGGATAGCGGAGACAGCTTTcagcagtgcagattcaatgcaaACATGGACGTGGGCGTGCTCAACTCCCCACTCAGCAAAGACAGCTGGGCAAGGGAGCTCACACCAATGGTGCAAATCAAAGAGATGATGGTGAGGAATTACATCCGATCACAGCAGGCCCTGGTGTGCAGTCAAGGGCACAATAATGAAACCCCAATGGTAATgaattctgacagtgcagaaacTGGTCTAGCCTCTCCGAACAGCTTCAGAACACAAAGTCCGCCTTATACGACCCAAAGTTGTATGAACTGCCAAAGTCAAATAAACGTATCAACACCATCTTCCCAGGAAGGTCAAATCCAACCAAAGACTTCACCTAGTCCAGGTGGCCAAGCCTTCAATCCCAGCATGGTAcctcacccccctccaacacAAAGGCTTCCAAGGAGACGCAACAGTCGTGCACTTCAGCAAGAGTACCCCCTGGGCCCAGACCACACCAGCCTTCAGCACAAACGAGAGAGGCGGATAAATCTTCCATGTCACCAAGAAGGTGCACCCCAAACACACGGCGCCATTCACCAACAACAACTGCTCAGTATGGGTCCCCTGGAACAGGATGCAACCATTTACCCAGCAACCAATCAGATTTCTCATTGCATCAACTCTTTGGATCTTGAACGAACTCAGGTCAATTTTGAAGAGATTATAGATGATTGGGAGCATTTATCGTTGATGCCAAATATTGTACCGAACATTGCCCGAACTGTTGTTCCAGTTCACTGCAATCCCCTCACATTGCAAACAGGAATGTCTAATATGGCAATAGGGGACATGGATTCCACTTTGACAGGATTGTCAGCAGTAAAGCAAGTTTCTCAATCCAGCAACAGAATCAGATGGCCATTAGTCTACCAATTAAATGGGGAGCATTGA